Below is a window of Candidatus Schekmanbacteria bacterium DNA.
ATTTGGAGATGTAACTTGGAAAAGGAGGATTGAAAATGAAGAGGTTAAAAAAAGTTGCCATCTTAATAACTGTTATCTTTATTATTATCGGATGTGAATCTACGAAACAAGCTCTTCAGAGAGATGAAGTAAAAGGCGGATTGATAGGGGGTGCTCTTGGGGCAGGTGCAGGTGCAATCATAGGCTCTCAAAGCGGAAATGCAGGAGTAGGAACAGCCATCGGTGCAGGTGTTGGCGCAGTTACTGGGGCTGTAATAGGAAGGGCGATGCAAAAGCAGAAAGAAGAACTTCAGCAGGTGGCAGAGAAGATAAATAAACAGCAGGCAGAGATAGACCAATTAAAATCACAGCAGGCAACTGTCAAGACTGAGGGAAACAGTATCGTAATGAATTTAAGAGGAGATGCCCTATTTAGGACAAATTCTTCATCATTGGAATCAGGGGCAGTCAACAATCTTAGAGAGATAGTAGAAGTTTTGAAAAAATATCCTGATACAAGGGTTATCGTAAAGGGCTTTACGGATAGTGAAGGAGATGAAGATTATAATCTTAAATTATCGCAGGCGAGGGCTGAAACAGTTAAAAATTATTTTATAGGTGAGGGGATTTCTCCGTCACGCATTACTGCCATAGGATTAGGAGAGTCCCTGCCAATTGCAAGCAATGATACACCTGAAGGAAGACAGATGAATCGGCGAGTTGAAATTGTGGTGATTCCAGCAGAAGGCGAATAATGTTTTAAAGACATAAAGAGATATTGAGATCATTGGGAATCGAAATTGAAAAAATTTTTAAAATCGCCTTATCTTTTTACGATAAGGAGGGATGTAAAAAATTTTAAATATGGAAAACAGTATGGAAAAGAAGAATTGTTGGGAAATCAAAAAGTGCGGAAGGGAAGAAGGCGGTAAAAATGCGGCATCTCTTGGAGTTTGCCCTGCAGCAACTGATCTATCATCGGACGGCTTAAATGGTGGAAAAAATGGTGGTAGAATCTGTTGGGCAATCACAGGTACATTTTGTGGAGGAGAAGTGCAGGGTAGTTTTGCTCAAAAAAAAGTAACATGCATGGTATGCGAAGTTTACAAACAAGTAAAAGCTGAAGAGGGATGCAATTTTAAACTGCTGAAACCCGGACAAACTTATAAAAAAGCTGTTTGAATCTTTCAATTTTATCTGTCCTGTATGTTGTTCAATGATTGATGTTGGATAAAAACAAAATCTCTGTTTTTCTTTATTCAAATACCAATAATTAAACCAATTTTCCTATCTTTTCTTTTATTTTTTCTTAAAAATCTTTTGAGAAAATTTGCTAAAAGCATTTAAACTTTGTATATACAAAAAGCATTTTTAACATGATAGAGCCATTTTCACTATGAACGAAAGATTAGCTTTAGATGTTGCTGTAATTGGTGCAGGTCCCTGCGGGCTAATGACTGCAAAGAAGCTTGCAGAAAAGGGTTTTAAAGTTGCAGTTTTCGACAGAAAACCTTATGCATCATTCATCAATCCCGGAATTATGGAAATGCTCTCCCTTCAGCCAAATAAGATTGAAGAAGATTCCAATAATATCTATTTCACAGAAAGTGGATTTTCCCTTAGTAAAAGACATATAAAAAATAAGATATATGGCTTTGCTACATATTCACCGGGCAAATATGCATTGGTTTTAAGGTCAATTTATCCAACAAATTATAGAATTGATTATAAAGCATGGATTGAGAAGCTCGAGAACGAAGCAAAAGAAAAGGGTGTTGTCATCAACTATGAAAAGGAGATGACAGGCTTTATTTCATCAGGTGGATATATAAAAGGATTCGTCATTGAAGATAAAAAAGGCAATGATTCGGAAGTTTATGCAAGGCATATAGTTGCCGCAGATGGAATCCGCTCGAAGCTTTCCGCCTATGCTAATATTGAGCGTGAGTTGTGGGGTGTCCACAGAATAGTAGGGGTGCGGCTTAAAGATTTCGATATAAAAAAAACAGGGAAGGATGAATTGTTTGATCCAAATTTTCATAATATGTATCTCAATAAAAAATTTTCAGGACCAAATACTCTCGCAATTACTGCCTATCTCGGAGATGGGGAAATGTATGTAATTGCAGTTGTACAGGATACTTCCCTTAGAGACCATTCATCAGGAAAACCAAAAGATATTCTCGATAATTTCCTGAAGTTTCTGAATAATTATGATGCCTGTGCTGAAGCATTTCGAAAATCGACTCCCTCTCAATATTTTGGTTACTATCTTCCTGTGAATTCTCCGATAGCAAAGGTTTTCGAAAAGGGTGGTGTTTCTTTTCTTGGAGATACGGCTTTTACAATTGAAACACAGTGGACTGGTGCTATGGCAGTAGCAGCGAAAGCGACAGAAACGATTGAAGCCATATTGGATGAGAAAAATCGTGATGAAATGATTGGTGAATATGACAGGTGGTGGGGACGCTTTGTCGTCAATGCAAGAAGGCAGTTTGACTTTTCAACATTTATGCATTCATTGGAAGAAGAAGAGCTTAATGAGTTGTTTTCCTATTTTAGTGATGAAATTGTCATAGAGCATCTTTCGGGGTGTGATGATGAATTTGGCACTCCAAATGAATTTATAAAAAATATGAATGCACGGCTTCTTGAAATCGATGTTGATGAAATAAAATCGCAAAAAGTCAGAATGCTTATGACAATGTTGAAGCAAAGGGCGCAAGAAGGAAAATTATGATGAGCAAGAAAAAATTTCCAAAGATAGATAGAGATAAATGTGTGCTTTGTTTAAGCTGCATTGATTTATGCCTTTACAATGCAATAAAATTGATTGATGAAAGAATAGTTATCAATGGTGAAAAATGTGTTTTCTGTGGAGATTGTATAAATGGATGTCCCTACACAGCCCTATATGAATCTATGTAGAACAATTCTCTTGGTTGAAAATTAATGATGCTGCACCAATAAGACAGGAATCGTATCTAAATTTCGGTTTGAGTAATTTTATTCTTCTTAATTTTTCTT
It encodes the following:
- a CDS encoding 4Fe-4S dicluster domain-containing protein, translating into MMSKKKFPKIDRDKCVLCLSCIDLCLYNAIKLIDERIVINGEKCVFCGDCINGCPYTALYESM
- a CDS encoding NAD(P)/FAD-dependent oxidoreductase is translated as MNERLALDVAVIGAGPCGLMTAKKLAEKGFKVAVFDRKPYASFINPGIMEMLSLQPNKIEEDSNNIYFTESGFSLSKRHIKNKIYGFATYSPGKYALVLRSIYPTNYRIDYKAWIEKLENEAKEKGVVINYEKEMTGFISSGGYIKGFVIEDKKGNDSEVYARHIVAADGIRSKLSAYANIERELWGVHRIVGVRLKDFDIKKTGKDELFDPNFHNMYLNKKFSGPNTLAITAYLGDGEMYVIAVVQDTSLRDHSSGKPKDILDNFLKFLNNYDACAEAFRKSTPSQYFGYYLPVNSPIAKVFEKGGVSFLGDTAFTIETQWTGAMAVAAKATETIEAILDEKNRDEMIGEYDRWWGRFVVNARRQFDFSTFMHSLEEEELNELFSYFSDEIVIEHLSGCDDEFGTPNEFIKNMNARLLEIDVDEIKSQKVRMLMTMLKQRAQEGKL